A DNA window from Candidatus Eremiobacterota bacterium contains the following coding sequences:
- a CDS encoding diguanylate cyclase codes for MDAGNQSRGSAGLVWYLFGFRFLALMLGLFLTNLNTPDASPHLVTLPSIFPGMGPAGGPQGPLWIVTAFLFFYHFCAAIYAFRCSEKKFYVYLLIFSDLVTGLITNVFLGSAYMLLGFVLPALEAALFLGNSAFLFAVLLPGFIYGVLVAGEMVSITSTSVNLHIDLAQEGAAKKVVLKYCVDMLKYVVMVGVMLLWIFKTAVGLEEEIAETKRIAQEEKNMIIEDSQNDKKHIQGLSNALTEKENEGDDLKNKLKESKEELEKMYKKFHEQKNQATAQTELYKEKEKEMTLIFEKRLKEGEKDVEGIKKKLAKIQALLDASMELNKSLNPEEAYMSIVEHLLKIIPAQTCILFMLESMEGQPEIFAEVAYSPYSDFFRNFSLRLGEGLPGWVAEKQKPVKIDSGSVLIDGAELQTLLTYEKSALVAPILYEEEILGVLYLGRPDNYAFTIENLEFVVSFANIAAVTLQNAQLFQKTIAGGMYDDITGLYNAIYFNERFSEEIKRSQRYEALLSLTLIDIDNFTRINEEYGTESGDKLLKEVAEIIKAHTRETDVVARIQSDEFAVLLLQSDKSSAVLISERIRMAFEMRSMARAKKSKIHSSLSIGVANFPVDAKNKEDLIAKVEEALQQAKNKGGNNTSYPSG; via the coding sequence ATGGATGCGGGAAACCAGTCGAGGGGTTCTGCAGGGCTTGTATGGTACCTTTTTGGCTTCAGGTTTCTTGCTCTCATGCTGGGCCTTTTTCTCACCAACCTGAATACTCCCGATGCAAGCCCCCATCTTGTCACGCTTCCTTCCATATTCCCCGGAATGGGTCCCGCCGGCGGCCCCCAGGGCCCTCTCTGGATTGTCACGGCATTCCTGTTCTTCTATCATTTCTGCGCGGCCATCTATGCCTTCAGGTGCAGTGAGAAGAAATTCTACGTGTACCTTCTCATTTTCTCCGACCTTGTCACGGGCCTCATCACCAATGTGTTTCTGGGCTCGGCCTATATGCTGCTGGGCTTCGTGCTCCCCGCCCTTGAGGCGGCCCTTTTCCTGGGCAACTCGGCTTTTCTTTTCGCCGTGCTGCTTCCCGGCTTCATCTATGGTGTGCTTGTCGCCGGGGAAATGGTGAGCATCACTTCAACGTCAGTGAATCTCCATATTGATCTTGCCCAGGAAGGCGCGGCAAAGAAAGTGGTCCTGAAATATTGCGTTGACATGCTGAAGTACGTCGTGATGGTCGGCGTGATGCTCCTCTGGATCTTCAAGACTGCCGTCGGTCTCGAGGAGGAGATCGCCGAAACGAAACGCATCGCCCAGGAAGAAAAGAATATGATCATTGAAGACAGCCAGAATGATAAAAAGCATATCCAGGGCCTGTCAAATGCCCTTACAGAGAAGGAAAACGAGGGCGACGATCTCAAGAACAAGCTTAAAGAGAGCAAAGAAGAGCTTGAGAAGATGTACAAGAAGTTCCACGAGCAGAAAAACCAGGCCACTGCCCAGACGGAGCTCTACAAGGAGAAAGAGAAGGAGATGACGCTCATCTTTGAAAAGCGCCTGAAAGAGGGGGAAAAGGACGTTGAGGGCATTAAAAAGAAACTGGCAAAGATCCAGGCCCTCCTGGATGCCTCGATGGAGCTCAACAAGAGCCTTAATCCTGAAGAGGCCTATATGTCAATCGTCGAGCACCTGCTGAAGATAATCCCCGCCCAGACCTGTATTCTCTTCATGCTCGAGTCCATGGAGGGTCAGCCCGAAATATTTGCCGAAGTGGCTTACAGCCCTTACTCCGATTTTTTCCGCAACTTCAGCCTCAGGCTCGGTGAAGGCCTTCCCGGCTGGGTCGCAGAGAAGCAGAAGCCTGTAAAGATTGATTCGGGATCGGTCCTCATCGACGGGGCTGAGCTCCAGACCCTTCTCACCTATGAAAAGAGCGCCCTGGTTGCCCCTATCCTTTACGAGGAGGAGATTCTGGGCGTTCTCTACCTCGGGAGACCCGATAATTATGCCTTCACCATAGAGAACCTGGAATTCGTCGTGAGCTTCGCCAATATTGCCGCGGTAACCCTCCAGAACGCCCAGCTCTTCCAGAAGACCATCGCGGGAGGCATGTATGACGATATCACGGGCCTTTACAATGCCATTTACTTCAACGAGCGCTTCAGTGAGGAGATAAAGAGAAGCCAGCGTTATGAAGCCCTCCTCTCCCTCACCCTCATCGATATTGATAATTTTACCAGGATAAACGAGGAATATGGAACGGAATCAGGCGACAAATTACTCAAGGAGGTCGCCGAGATAATCAAGGCCCACACCAGGGAGACTGATGTAGTGGCACGCATTCAGAGCGACGAGTTTGCCGTGCTTCTTCTGCAGTCCGACAAGTCGAGCGCCGTGCTGATCAGCGAGCGCATCAGGATGGCTTTCGAGATGAGAAGCATGGCAAGGGCGAA
- the mfd gene encoding transcription-repair coupling factor, which translates to MVHSSDFNDIRALQAFRSLGSSIEKGTSCAVSGIVPPAKPLFMALLLAELPLPSYLVTSDSEKAERFYHALHFFTPPAMAGRIALMPEINDDEGEDLSGGATALWLPVLEKLSQREEIFLITPLSALLKKIETMENLRQGALSVVKNQVISPSRLCEHLVERGYERSALVEKRGEFSLRGCILDMYPATGVPVRLEFWGDEVESIRGIDVATQRSAGEAPSVRILSLSGTRESSTLLDYLPLSSWLILDEPSQLALQAYEHGETPAEAADTSFKDRKLISLSSWGHEEEIHFATATLSPFYRKLEDFSLFLREKRAQGHQVIVISTQDARLRDVLAQEGIAAADEAEPGAGFVSLVHGSLDEGFFFEPGWTVLTDREILGTKRSAHFIAAEKRYIPVKLEDLTPGDFVVHVLHGIGVYRGLRTLTIKDHAKEFLALEYAKGDMLFVPVDQMEQIHRFTGLEEKTPSLSYLGGKEWKNTRAKIRHEVEEIAKKLVELYARRDALEGFAFSPDMPWQGELESSFPYEETPDQLKAVEEVKHDMEKIRPMDRLICGDAGYGKTEVALRSAFKAVMDGKQVALLVPTTILADQHYTTFSERLAPFPMKVEMLSRFRSAGEQKAIIDSLREGSLDIIIGTHRLLSEDVQFKSLGLVIIDEEQHFGVLHKERLKELRSHVDVITLSATPIPRTLSFALSGIRDMSLITTPPENRLPVKTFLLPFRHEVIKGAVSREIERGGQVYFIHNRIRGIAQMASAIEKLVPGARVATAHGQMSEEDLERIMKGFLDRACDVLVCTTIIESGIDISNVNTIIINNAYGFGLAQLYQLRGRVGRSHRQAYAYLLYPAHRKLGDMARKRMETLKDFSDLGAGFHIAMRDLELRGAGNILGTEQHGFVRAVGFDLYCRLLDDAVKELKGEKPRKEEGGPSIELPLSAYLPGDYVPDDRQKITLYRRMSALTTAEEAASIEEELRDRFGPLPPEARNMLALLVVKSLLISMRIPKISHEGCDVFMLMPFFEGFSAEALRALRATGTAMELRNNRLTLVGLLDKEEWTAKLIRFLAAFRKAAGSSPSLPS; encoded by the coding sequence ATGGTCCATTCATCAGATTTTAACGATATCAGGGCACTTCAAGCTTTCAGGAGCCTGGGGAGCTCGATTGAAAAGGGAACAAGCTGCGCCGTTTCAGGGATCGTTCCCCCGGCAAAGCCCCTTTTCATGGCTCTTCTGCTGGCGGAGCTGCCCCTTCCCTCATATCTGGTCACTTCCGACAGCGAGAAGGCTGAGCGCTTTTACCACGCCCTCCATTTCTTTACCCCCCCCGCCATGGCAGGCAGGATAGCTCTCATGCCTGAAATCAACGATGATGAAGGGGAGGATCTCTCCGGCGGCGCCACGGCCCTCTGGCTTCCCGTGCTGGAAAAGCTCTCGCAGAGGGAGGAGATCTTCCTCATCACCCCGCTTTCAGCCCTCCTGAAAAAGATAGAGACTATGGAGAACCTCAGGCAGGGCGCCTTAAGCGTCGTGAAAAACCAGGTCATATCCCCCTCCCGTCTTTGTGAGCACCTCGTGGAAAGAGGATACGAAAGGAGTGCCCTCGTGGAGAAAAGGGGGGAGTTCTCTCTCCGCGGCTGCATTCTGGACATGTACCCCGCCACAGGTGTTCCCGTAAGGCTCGAATTCTGGGGCGATGAGGTTGAATCCATCAGAGGGATAGACGTCGCCACGCAGCGATCGGCCGGGGAGGCGCCCTCGGTGAGAATACTCTCCCTTTCGGGTACAAGAGAGAGTTCAACTCTTCTGGATTATCTTCCCCTGAGCTCCTGGCTCATCCTGGACGAGCCTTCGCAGCTTGCCCTCCAGGCCTACGAGCACGGAGAAACGCCTGCCGAGGCCGCTGACACTTCTTTCAAAGACAGAAAATTGATAAGCCTCTCGTCCTGGGGCCACGAGGAGGAGATCCACTTTGCCACGGCGACCCTCTCGCCCTTCTACCGGAAGCTCGAGGATTTTTCCCTCTTCCTCAGGGAGAAAAGGGCCCAGGGTCACCAGGTCATCGTGATAAGCACCCAGGATGCCAGGCTCAGGGATGTGCTGGCGCAAGAGGGAATCGCCGCCGCTGATGAAGCGGAGCCCGGTGCAGGCTTCGTGAGCCTCGTCCATGGCTCTCTCGACGAGGGATTCTTTTTTGAGCCAGGCTGGACGGTCCTCACCGACAGGGAGATCCTGGGCACAAAGCGGAGCGCCCATTTCATCGCCGCTGAGAAGCGGTACATCCCGGTAAAGCTCGAGGATCTCACGCCCGGCGACTTTGTGGTCCATGTGCTCCATGGCATCGGGGTTTACAGGGGCCTCAGAACGCTCACGATAAAAGACCATGCCAAGGAATTCCTGGCCCTGGAGTATGCGAAGGGCGACATGCTCTTTGTTCCCGTTGACCAGATGGAGCAGATCCACAGGTTTACCGGTCTCGAGGAAAAGACTCCCTCCCTCTCCTACCTGGGAGGCAAGGAATGGAAGAATACAAGGGCCAAGATTCGGCATGAAGTGGAGGAAATCGCAAAAAAGCTCGTGGAGCTCTACGCAAGAAGAGACGCCCTGGAAGGCTTTGCCTTCTCGCCTGACATGCCATGGCAGGGCGAGCTGGAAAGCAGCTTCCCCTACGAGGAGACGCCCGATCAGCTCAAGGCAGTGGAAGAGGTAAAGCATGACATGGAAAAGATCCGCCCCATGGACAGGCTCATCTGCGGCGACGCGGGGTACGGCAAGACCGAGGTGGCGCTGAGGAGCGCCTTCAAGGCGGTCATGGACGGGAAGCAGGTGGCCCTCCTGGTACCCACCACCATACTGGCCGATCAGCACTACACGACTTTCTCCGAGAGGCTTGCGCCTTTCCCCATGAAAGTAGAGATGCTCAGCCGCTTCAGGAGCGCCGGGGAACAGAAGGCCATCATCGACTCCCTCAGGGAGGGAAGCCTCGACATCATCATCGGGACCCACAGGCTCCTTTCGGAAGACGTGCAGTTCAAATCCCTGGGCCTTGTGATTATCGACGAGGAGCAGCATTTCGGCGTCCTTCACAAGGAGAGGCTCAAGGAGCTCCGGAGCCACGTGGATGTCATCACCCTCTCGGCGACACCCATCCCCAGGACGCTCTCCTTCGCCCTCTCGGGCATCAGGGACATGTCCCTCATCACCACGCCGCCTGAAAACAGGCTTCCGGTGAAGACCTTCCTTCTCCCGTTCCGCCACGAGGTGATAAAAGGCGCCGTATCGAGAGAGATTGAGAGGGGGGGGCAGGTGTATTTTATCCACAACAGGATAAGGGGGATAGCCCAGATGGCAAGCGCCATAGAGAAGCTTGTCCCGGGAGCCCGCGTGGCCACTGCCCATGGGCAGATGAGCGAGGAGGACCTGGAGAGGATAATGAAAGGCTTCCTGGACAGGGCCTGCGATGTCCTTGTCTGCACGACCATCATCGAGAGCGGCATTGACATCTCCAATGTGAATACCATCATAATCAACAATGCTTACGGATTCGGGCTTGCCCAGCTTTACCAGCTCAGGGGAAGGGTAGGCCGCTCGCACCGGCAGGCCTATGCGTACCTGCTCTATCCCGCCCACAGGAAGCTTGGCGACATGGCCAGAAAGCGGATGGAAACCCTCAAGGACTTCTCTGACCTCGGCGCCGGATTCCATATCGCCATGAGGGACCTGGAGCTCAGGGGCGCAGGGAATATCCTGGGGACGGAGCAGCACGGCTTCGTGAGAGCCGTCGGTTTTGACCTTTACTGCAGGCTCCTGGACGACGCCGTCAAGGAGCTGAAAGGTGAAAAGCCCCGCAAAGAGGAGGGAGGCCCCTCGATTGAGCTCCCCCTCTCTGCGTATCTCCCCGGGGACTATGTGCCGGATGACCGCCAGAAAATCACTCTGTACCGCCGCATGTCAGCCCTCACCACGGCCGAGGAGGCAGCCTCCATTGAAGAGGAGCTCCGCGACCGCTTCGGCCCCCTGCCTCCCGAAGCGCGGAACATGCTGGCGCTCCTTGTGGTGAAATCCCTTCTCATTTCGATGAGAATCCCGAAAATCAGCCATGAGGGCTGCGATGTCTTCATGCTCATGCCGTTTTTCGAGGGGTTCAGCGCCGAGGCGCTCAGGGCGCTCCGCGCCACCGGCACCGCCATGGAGCTCAGAAACAACAGGCTCACCCTCGTGGGCCTGCTGGATAAAGAGGAGTGGACAGCGAAGCTGATAAGGTTTCTTGCCGCCTTCAGGAAGGCTGCGGGCTCTTCCCCTTCACTTCCATCATGA
- a CDS encoding PP2C family protein-serine/threonine phosphatase, with the protein MRLKRLMVALRKLDRKIVSLAVELPEKKYRIGLMMLVVALIAACALILHLTRRDLHFDLFFIPLMAGCLFFRLRGFYFFPLALLAFHLASIRPEMTFIDYVLKDFIEVIKWSLLSLIVVLAVNKFVDVKKFEERMKRDVDLAKALQKTLLSKAFDLERIRVLGYIHQCMEVGGDFYYFRPFKKKHVVLAIGDVMGKGIPASLVMAVIMSFFYEWGKKSYSPAFILDKINRRLIDLWGEGSWYSTMFYSILDEETRELTYSNAGHQKGIIIRGSGSIELLEAEGFPVGVFSANQWLEKKTVLFPGDKVILFTDGVSEARSPEGQLFSFPRLLDRIKEARDSSLEDILEHILEDVKRHSGTFFESDDVALVMMEVKGKSPQPS; encoded by the coding sequence ATGAGGCTCAAGCGTTTGATGGTCGCCCTGCGCAAGCTTGACAGGAAAATTGTCTCGCTTGCCGTTGAGCTTCCCGAGAAAAAATACCGCATCGGCCTGATGATGCTTGTGGTGGCACTCATTGCGGCCTGCGCCCTCATACTTCACCTTACCAGGAGAGATCTCCACTTTGATCTCTTTTTTATACCCCTTATGGCAGGCTGCCTTTTTTTCAGGCTCCGGGGCTTTTATTTCTTTCCCCTGGCCCTTCTCGCGTTCCACCTGGCCTCTATCCGCCCGGAGATGACCTTTATAGACTATGTCCTGAAGGACTTTATAGAGGTTATCAAGTGGTCACTGCTGTCGCTCATCGTGGTCCTCGCCGTGAACAAGTTCGTGGACGTGAAGAAATTCGAGGAGCGCATGAAGCGCGACGTGGACCTGGCCAAGGCTCTCCAGAAAACTCTTCTCTCAAAGGCTTTTGACCTCGAGAGGATAAGGGTCCTGGGCTATATCCACCAGTGCATGGAAGTGGGCGGCGACTTTTATTATTTCCGCCCTTTCAAGAAAAAGCACGTCGTGCTCGCCATAGGCGACGTAATGGGGAAAGGTATCCCGGCATCTCTTGTAATGGCGGTGATTATGAGCTTTTTCTACGAATGGGGTAAGAAGAGTTACTCTCCCGCCTTCATCCTGGACAAGATCAACAGGAGGCTCATTGACCTCTGGGGCGAGGGCTCCTGGTACAGCACCATGTTTTACTCGATTCTCGACGAAGAGACAAGGGAGCTCACCTATTCGAATGCAGGCCATCAGAAGGGCATTATCATAAGGGGGAGCGGCTCCATCGAGCTTCTCGAAGCCGAGGGCTTTCCCGTAGGTGTCTTTTCCGCCAATCAGTGGCTTGAAAAGAAGACAGTGCTCTTCCCGGGCGACAAAGTGATCCTGTTCACCGACGGAGTGAGCGAAGCGAGGAGCCCCGAAGGGCAGCTCTTCTCCTTCCCGCGGCTTCTCGACAGGATCAAGGAGGCCAGGGACTCCTCCCTCGAGGATATCCTGGAGCATATCCTGGAAGATGTAAAAAGGCACTCGGGGACGTTCTTTGAATCAGACGACGTAGCCCTTGTCATGATGGAAGTGAAGGGGAAGAGCCCGCAGCCTTCCTGA
- a CDS encoding MazG family protein, translating to MREFDELVKIMAALRGEKGCPWDREQDHRTLMPYFLEETREALEAIEAGDMASLCEELGDVMLQIVFHSQIAREAREFTIEEVISGISRKLVRRHPHVFGESTVTSSQDVVRQWNEIKEDEKKKKGGAARRSPDKEGKKAHSLEKNLSALEEELKALRRDLRDSPGTEKRLARILYYAVEAAGCAGIEAEHALRAPADSSGDLQKGE from the coding sequence ATGAGAGAATTCGACGAACTGGTAAAAATCATGGCAGCACTCCGGGGCGAGAAGGGCTGCCCCTGGGACCGTGAGCAGGACCACCGTACCCTCATGCCTTACTTCCTGGAAGAGACCCGGGAGGCACTTGAGGCCATCGAGGCCGGAGATATGGCGTCCCTCTGCGAGGAGCTCGGTGACGTGATGCTCCAGATAGTCTTTCACAGCCAGATTGCCCGGGAAGCCCGGGAGTTCACCATAGAAGAGGTCATCTCGGGCATATCCCGCAAGCTTGTAAGGAGGCACCCTCACGTGTTCGGCGAGAGCACCGTCACCTCTTCGCAGGATGTAGTGCGCCAGTGGAACGAGATCAAAGAAGACGAGAAGAAGAAAAAGGGGGGCGCCGCGCGGCGCTCTCCTGACAAAGAAGGGAAAAAGGCTCATTCTCTCGAAAAGAATCTGAGCGCGCTTGAGGAAGAGCTCAAGGCGCTCAGGAGAGACCTCAGAGATTCCCCCGGCACAGAGAAAAGGTTGGCACGGATCCTCTATTATGCCGTTGAAGCGGCAGGATGCGCAGGCATCGAGGCAGAGCATGCCCTCCGTGCTCCCGCTGACAGCAGCGGCGACCTGCAGAAGGGGGAATGA
- the eno gene encoding phosphopyruvate hydratase produces MSEIEAVRARQILDSRGNPTVEVDVYLASGIMGRAAVPSGASTGAHEAVELRDGDKKDYLGKSVHKAVENVNEIIAPEIVGYDALRQMEIDSLMIKLDGTPNKGKLGANAILGVSLAAAKAAADELGLELFQHIGGVYAHTLPVPMMNVLNGGKHADNNADMQEFMIVPAGAKSFSEALRMGAETFHSLKKVLSDKGLNTAVGDEGGFAPHVKSNEEALEFILQGIEKAGYKPGEDIFIALDPAASEFFENGKYVFNKSTKETLTSAEMVELYGKWVQKYPILSIEDGLAEDDWDGWKLMTDKLGHKIQIVGDDLFVTNTERLIKGIGLGVANSILIKLNQIGTLTETLRCIEMAKQASYTAVVSHRSGETEDTTIADVVVAMNTGQIKTGSASRTDRICKYNRLLRIEEILDEEAYFAGLNAFASRRRAALEKAMA; encoded by the coding sequence ATGTCTGAAATTGAAGCAGTAAGAGCGCGCCAGATTCTTGACTCGCGGGGAAATCCGACCGTAGAGGTGGATGTGTACCTCGCCAGCGGGATAATGGGCAGGGCTGCAGTGCCCTCAGGTGCTTCTACGGGCGCCCACGAGGCAGTGGAGCTGAGAGACGGCGACAAAAAGGACTACCTGGGAAAATCCGTACACAAGGCCGTCGAGAACGTAAACGAGATCATAGCCCCGGAGATCGTGGGGTATGATGCTCTCCGCCAGATGGAAATAGACAGCCTGATGATAAAGCTTGACGGCACGCCCAACAAGGGGAAGCTCGGCGCCAATGCCATCCTTGGTGTCTCCCTCGCGGCGGCGAAAGCAGCGGCGGACGAGTTGGGCCTGGAGCTCTTCCAGCACATAGGCGGCGTTTATGCACACACGCTCCCGGTCCCCATGATGAACGTGCTGAACGGTGGAAAGCACGCTGACAACAACGCCGACATGCAGGAGTTCATGATAGTGCCGGCAGGTGCCAAATCCTTCTCCGAGGCGCTCCGCATGGGCGCCGAGACCTTCCACAGCCTCAAGAAGGTGCTCTCGGACAAGGGCCTCAATACGGCAGTGGGCGACGAGGGAGGCTTCGCGCCCCACGTCAAGTCAAACGAGGAAGCCCTTGAGTTCATCCTGCAGGGCATCGAGAAGGCAGGCTACAAGCCTGGCGAAGACATCTTCATCGCCCTGGACCCCGCCGCCTCGGAGTTCTTTGAGAACGGGAAGTACGTCTTCAATAAGAGCACCAAGGAGACTCTCACGTCGGCCGAGATGGTGGAGCTCTATGGGAAGTGGGTTCAAAAGTACCCTATCCTCTCCATCGAGGACGGCCTTGCTGAAGATGACTGGGACGGCTGGAAGCTCATGACGGATAAACTGGGCCACAAGATCCAGATCGTCGGCGACGATCTCTTCGTCACCAACACGGAGCGCCTTATCAAGGGCATCGGCCTCGGGGTGGCAAACTCCATTCTCATCAAGCTCAACCAGATAGGCACCCTCACCGAAACACTCCGGTGCATCGAGATGGCCAAGCAGGCGTCTTACACAGCGGTGGTTTCCCACCGCTCGGGTGAGACCGAGGACACCACCATCGCTGACGTAGTCGTGGCAATGAACACGGGGCAGATCAAAACCGGGTCGGCCTCCCGTACAGATCGCATCT